Proteins from one Mercurialis annua linkage group LG7, ddMerAnnu1.2, whole genome shotgun sequence genomic window:
- the LOC126656234 gene encoding uncharacterized protein LOC126656234 encodes MPIQVCFSFAAYAKTLIDNLKSLNVPILPGLTDQEFSTIESNFSFTFPPDLRSILEEGLPVAPHFPNWRSSSPQQLQILLNLPLLNLSKNITHNSFWVDSWGHKPDDDRKKTLDIVKRYSSEAPVLVPIYGNCYIPASPNTAGNPVFYVDDGCVRVLSFDLARFFQQVELFKTSCGGSVHNFSRPVNFLKNFDDDNENKMCVNLPAWAAKTARKVDFWTDVAERGRKVVARGDTRGWWNGGECLLGDCLEDVFWKLRDGGWREEEVREMMMMDGCDEEREKDDDGGVQGGKVVDVVWHVRVLSLVLLRAGWSREDVVYSLDLEDQEDGKCLDFPVPKSSCALQDDDHHLTASIKQLMNMQSLEV; translated from the coding sequence ATGCCAATCCAGGTATGTTTTTCATTCGCAGCCTACGCCAAAACCCTAATCGACAATCTCAAATCCCTCAACGTTCCGATTCTCCCCGGTCTCACCGATCAAGAATTCTCCACCATTGAATCAAACTTTAGTTTTACTTTTCCTCCTGACCTCCGCTCCATTCTTGAAGAAGGCCTCCCCGTCGCGCCCCACTTTCCGAACTGGCGATCATCGTCTCCGCAGCAGCTGCAAATTCTTTTGAACTTGCCATTGTTAAACCTCTCTAAGAACATCACTCATAACAGCTTCTGGGTGGATTCCTGGGGTCATAAACCGGACGATGATCGTAAAAAAACGTTAGATATTGTGAAGAGATACTCTAGTGAAGCTCCGGTTCTTGTACCTATATATGGAAACTGTTACATTCCGGCGTCGCCTAACACGGCGGGGAACCCGGTGTTTTACGTCGACGATGGTTGTGTTCGTGTCTTGAGCTTTGATCTTGCTAGGTTTTTTCAGCAGGTTGAATTGTTTAAAACTAGTTGTGGTGGGAGTGTTCATAATTTTAGTAGGccggttaattttttaaagaattttgatGATGACAATGAGAATAAAATGTGTGTTAATTTGCCGGCGTGGGCGGCTAAAACAGCGCGAAAGGTGGATTTTTGGACGGACGTGGCGGAGAGAGGGAGGAAAGTGGTGGCGCGTGGAGACACGCGCGGGTGGTGGAATGGGGGTGAGTGTTTGTTAGGGGACTGTTTGGAGGATGTGTTTTGGAAGTTGAGAGATGGAGGGTGGAGAGAGGAGGAAGTGAgggagatgatgatgatggacGGCTgtgatgaggagagagaaaaggaTGATGACGGCGGGGTCCAGGGTGGAAAAGTCGTCGACGTGGTGTGGCACGTGAGAGTTTTGTCTCTGGTTTTACTGCGTGCGGGATGGAGTAGGGAAGATGTTGTGTACTCGCTTGATTTAGAAGATCAAGAGgatggaaaatgtttggattttccaGTTCCGAAGAGTAGTTGTGCATTACAAGATGATGATCACCATCTGACGGCCAGTATTAAGCAGTTGATGAACATGCAATCTCTTGAGGTTTGA